The following nucleotide sequence is from Thermodesulfobacteriota bacterium.
CCACCATGGCGGTGAGCAGATCGGCCTTGGCCAGGTGCGCGGCCCGTTCGACCTGCGGCCGCAGGTCGGGCGCCAGGGCCTGGGCCAGGGAGCCCGCCAGCTGCACCAGCCGCTGGCTCTTCTCCAGCATGGTGCCCAGGCGGGCCTGGAAGATGACCCCGGCCAGGCCAGGCACCCGATCAGCCAGGGGCAGCTTCTGGTCCTCGTTGAAGAAGAAGAGGGCGTCTTCGAGCCGGGCCCGCAGCACCCGCTGGTGGCCCTGCACCGAGACCGCCGTCTCCCGGACCCGGGTGTTGTTCACCGCCACGAAGAAGGGCAAAAGATCCCCGGCCTGGCTCACCACGGCGAAGGACTTCTGGTGCTCCCGCATGGCGGTGACCAGCACCGAGCGGGGCAGGGACAGGAACTTGGGGTCAAAGGAGCCGGCCACGGCAAAGGGGATCTCGACGAGGTTGGCCACCGTCGCCGCCAGCTCCTCATCCGGCAGCAGGCGGCCGCCCACCGCCGCGGCCGCCTCTTCGATCTCGTCTTGCAGCCGCTGCCGCCGCTCGGCCATGTCCACCAGCACATGGGCCTCACGGAGCACCTGCCGGTGGTGGTCGCTGCCGGTCACCAGCAGCGGCTGGGGGGCCATGAACCGGTGGCCGCAGGTGGAGTCGCCAGCCGCCAGGCCGTCCAGGGTGAAGGGCACAAGGCGGCCATCGTACAGGGCGACGAGCCACCGGATGGGCCGGGCAAAGGCCAGCGACCCGCTGCCCCAGCGCATGGACTTGGGAAAGGGCAGGCCCTGGATGAAGGCCGGCAGCAGGCCAGGGAGCAGGCTGGCCGTGGCGGCGCCCGGGACATCCTTGACCACCTGCACATACTCGCCCCGCGGGGTGGTGACGATCGTCAAGGCGTCCACTGG
It contains:
- the glyS gene encoding glycine--tRNA ligase subunit beta is translated as MAPELFLEIGTEEIPAGFLTRACADMERRMAERLAALGLGHGPIRATATPRRLVLAVADLAEHQASRREEAVGPPRQAAFDATGQPTRAAIGFARSQGVPVDALTIVTTPRGEYVQVVKDVPGAATASLLPGLLPAFIQGLPFPKSMRWGSGSLAFARPIRWLVALYDGRLVPFTLDGLAAGDSTCGHRFMAPQPLLVTGSDHHRQVLREAHVLVDMAERRQRLQDEIEEAAAAVGGRLLPDEELAATVANLVEIPFAVAGSFDPKFLSLPRSVLVTAMREHQKSFAVVSQAGDLLPFFVAVNNTRVRETAVSVQGHQRVLRARLEDALFFFNEDQKLPLADRVPGLAGVIFQARLGTMLEKSQRLVQLAGSLAQALAPDLRPQVERAAHLAKADLLTAMV